From the genome of Scytonema hofmannii PCC 7110, one region includes:
- a CDS encoding deaminase domain-containing protein, which yields MTPNTTYYPAYIDLPEELVQIKATLKATAQQVRLQYIRRGKLTSGNVAVSKLVLSTDKSYELKATSKAEPLNIPGQEGGLNKYYEPHYDTVGDPPYPNEAHAEYKVFNALTQAIEEDGLTEDVEGTLYLYTERDMCPGCVISCEQDFQGKFPKIKIIVFSDIPYQKK from the coding sequence ATGACACCAAATACCACTTACTATCCTGCTTACATAGATCTACCTGAAGAATTGGTTCAAATTAAAGCTACATTGAAAGCAACAGCTCAACAAGTTAGGTTGCAGTATATTCGACGGGGTAAACTAACCAGTGGAAATGTTGCTGTTTCAAAGCTTGTTCTTTCAACTGATAAGAGTTACGAGCTAAAAGCCACAAGCAAGGCAGAACCTTTAAATATACCTGGTCAAGAAGGGGGACTGAACAAATATTATGAACCGCATTATGATACTGTAGGCGATCCACCCTATCCTAATGAAGCTCATGCAGAATATAAGGTATTCAATGCACTTACTCAAGCAATTGAGGAAGATGGGTTGACAGAAGACGTAGAAGGAACACTATATCTTTACACTGAAAGGGATATGTGTCCAGGCTGCGTGATTTCCTGTGAACAAGATTTTCAAGGCAAATTCCCTAAAATTAAAATAATTGTCTTCTCTGATATTCCTTACCAAAAAAAATAA
- a CDS encoding effector-associated domain EAD1-containing protein, with the protein MHAFPKKDDLKIMLSNALGWDLERVAGGSNDEELVFNLLRWAESREQIKELFDAAKRSNPDNPKLRDF; encoded by the coding sequence ATTCATGCTTTTCCAAAAAAGGATGACTTGAAAATCATGCTGAGTAATGCGTTAGGGTGGGATTTAGAACGAGTAGCTGGTGGAAGTAACGATGAAGAACTTGTGTTTAATCTTCTGAGATGGGCTGAATCTAGAGAGCAAATAAAAGAACTCTTCGATGCTGCAAAAAGATCTAACCCAGATAATCCCAAATTACGTGATTTTTAG
- a CDS encoding Ig-like domain-containing protein: MTTKAFFNPIDRVAISFLLILSLLTGLLILQGDAVKPSVRHFSWENQKIGADDSSFALTFSRPMDTKTVEENLKIDPPLAGKVSWAGRRMVYTLLTPAPYGTNYNVKLQGARDKFLEQEGKNRLIEPFTGTFRTRDRVILYVGADKEDKGQLVLYNLTQEQRKVLTPKDLIVMDYKPFPNGEKILFSARANTQDLTSSQLYTVTTGISAISNKKSEPSSKINLILDNKEYQNLKFDLSPDGQTIVVQRGKKDDPGDFGLWFLPVNKKNDGENSEEQPVLKRLQSQPVGDFVITPDSKAVAVAQGQGAAILPLQTDASKPLDFLPQFGLVQAFSKDGSQAAMVKFNTDYTKDLFLVTNQGIQRQLLRTPGSILSCQFDTASPTLYCLLTQILPGGLYQEQPYLVAIDLKSGQQKPLMVLPAEQRNVEMSLAPDGLGLLFDQIVPQSTATGSSPANLLTTDDGQAISTSRLWLMPLLPISDPSASVDIKPEQLPLVGFHPRWLP; the protein is encoded by the coding sequence ATGACTACCAAAGCTTTTTTCAACCCTATAGATCGTGTTGCAATATCGTTCTTGCTTATCCTTAGTCTGCTGACAGGGCTGTTGATATTACAAGGTGATGCGGTCAAACCTAGCGTCAGGCATTTTAGTTGGGAAAATCAAAAAATAGGCGCAGATGATTCTTCTTTCGCCCTCACTTTTAGTCGTCCCATGGATACAAAAACGGTTGAGGAAAATTTGAAGATCGATCCACCTTTAGCAGGTAAAGTGAGTTGGGCGGGGCGGCGAATGGTTTACACGTTGCTCACACCAGCTCCTTATGGAACTAACTATAATGTCAAATTACAAGGCGCAAGAGATAAATTTTTGGAACAAGAAGGGAAAAACAGGTTGATAGAACCTTTCACAGGTACTTTCCGCACGAGAGATCGCGTTATCCTTTATGTAGGAGCTGATAAAGAAGATAAAGGGCAGTTGGTTCTTTACAACTTGACTCAAGAGCAAAGAAAAGTCCTGACGCCTAAAGATTTAATTGTCATGGACTATAAGCCATTTCCAAATGGAGAGAAAATTTTATTTTCAGCTCGTGCTAATACTCAGGATTTAACCTCGTCTCAACTATACACTGTAACCACAGGTATTTCTGCAATTTCCAATAAAAAATCAGAACCATCTAGTAAAATCAATCTGATTTTAGATAACAAAGAATATCAAAACCTGAAATTTGACTTATCTCCAGATGGTCAAACTATTGTTGTCCAACGAGGCAAAAAAGATGACCCCGGTGACTTTGGGTTGTGGTTTCTGCCTGTAAACAAAAAAAATGATGGTGAGAATTCTGAAGAACAACCAGTTCTGAAACGCTTGCAAAGTCAACCTGTAGGAGACTTTGTTATTACACCAGACAGTAAAGCTGTAGCAGTTGCACAAGGGCAAGGTGCGGCCATACTACCATTACAAACGGATGCTAGCAAACCCTTAGATTTTTTACCGCAGTTTGGTCTAGTGCAAGCTTTTTCTAAGGATGGTTCTCAAGCAGCAATGGTTAAGTTTAATACGGACTACACAAAAGATTTGTTTTTGGTGACTAACCAGGGCATTCAGAGACAATTACTACGTACTCCGGGATCGATTCTCAGCTGCCAGTTTGATACTGCCTCACCTACTCTGTATTGTTTGCTGACCCAAATACTACCAGGCGGTCTGTATCAAGAGCAACCATACTTAGTCGCGATCGATCTTAAAAGCGGGCAACAGAAACCTCTCATGGTACTTCCTGCAGAGCAGAGGAACGTCGAAATGAGTTTAGCACCTGACGGGTTGGGATTGCTGTTTGACCAAATTGTGCCACAATCAACTGCTACGGGTTCCTCGCCTGCAAATCTATTGACGACTGATGACGGTCAAGCAATATCTACTAGCCGTTTGTGGCTGATGCCTTTGCTACCTATCTCTGACCCCTCTGCATCTGTTGATATTAAGCCAGAACAGCTTCCTCTAGTGGGGTTTCATCCACGTTGGTTACCATAA
- the murD gene encoding UDP-N-acetylmuramoyl-L-alanine--D-glutamate ligase, with protein MPRAHVIGLGKSGIAAARLLKRDGWEVDLGDRSTSPDLLKQQQELAAEQIAVKLGYSLELNSSDLPQLIVVSPGVPWDIPPLIKAREMGIETIGEMELAWRHLRSIPWVAVTGTNGKTTTTSLIAAIFQTAGLNAPACGNIGYAACEVALYLERNGGETSIQNPDSQIQNPKSKIQNQIDWVIAELSSYQIESSASVAPRIGIWTTFTPDHLSRHKTLENYYNIKAHLLKQSELQVFNGDDPYLRQVGEKDWSSAYWTSITGKDSLLNSKGYYIEDGWVVETKGGASSEDERIVEASTLRMVGEHNLQNLLMSVAAARLAGIDKDAIARSIREFPGVPHRLEHICTWEGIDFINDSKATNYDAAEVGLASVKSPLILIAGGEAKAGDDTGFLAKIKAKAAFVLLIGNAAPTFAQRLQQEGYHSYEIVETMDRAVSRSAELAKQYQAAVVLLSPACASFDQYANFEQRGDHFRRSCLDICRLG; from the coding sequence ATGCCACGAGCTCATGTAATTGGATTAGGAAAGTCCGGTATTGCTGCGGCGAGATTGTTGAAACGGGATGGTTGGGAGGTAGATCTGGGCGATCGCAGTACTTCCCCCGACCTCCTGAAACAACAACAAGAACTTGCCGCAGAACAGATCGCTGTAAAACTGGGGTATTCGCTAGAACTCAATTCATCAGATTTACCCCAGTTAATCGTTGTGAGTCCCGGCGTGCCTTGGGATATACCTCCATTAATTAAGGCACGAGAAATGGGGATAGAAACCATTGGCGAAATGGAACTTGCTTGGAGACACTTGCGATCGATACCCTGGGTTGCAGTCACGGGTACCAACGGTAAAACGACGACAACATCCCTAATTGCTGCCATTTTTCAAACAGCAGGCTTAAATGCTCCGGCTTGCGGTAACATTGGCTACGCAGCTTGTGAAGTTGCCTTATACCTTGAGAGGAATGGGGGAGAAACTTCAATCCAAAATCCAGACTCTCAAATCCAAAATCCAAAATCCAAAATCCAAAATCAAATAGATTGGGTAATAGCAGAACTAAGCAGTTATCAAATAGAATCATCAGCTTCAGTTGCACCCAGAATTGGCATTTGGACAACTTTTACGCCAGATCACCTCAGTCGTCATAAAACATTAGAAAACTACTACAACATCAAAGCTCACTTACTCAAGCAATCTGAGTTGCAAGTGTTTAATGGTGACGATCCATACTTGAGACAAGTGGGAGAAAAAGATTGGTCGAGTGCTTATTGGACAAGTATCACGGGGAAGGATAGTTTATTAAACTCTAAAGGTTACTATATTGAAGATGGTTGGGTTGTAGAGACAAAAGGTGGCGCGTCTTCAGAAGATGAACGTATTGTAGAAGCCTCCACGTTGCGAATGGTAGGAGAACACAACCTGCAAAATTTGTTAATGTCAGTCGCTGCAGCAAGGTTAGCGGGAATTGATAAAGATGCGATCGCTCGATCTATCCGCGAATTTCCCGGCGTTCCCCATCGTCTCGAACATATCTGTACTTGGGAAGGTATTGATTTTATCAACGACAGCAAAGCAACAAACTATGATGCGGCGGAAGTGGGTTTAGCCTCTGTGAAAAGCCCACTCATTTTAATCGCTGGTGGAGAAGCTAAAGCTGGCGACGATACAGGTTTTTTAGCAAAAATCAAAGCCAAAGCCGCTTTTGTATTACTGATTGGTAATGCAGCGCCCACATTTGCCCAACGTTTGCAACAAGAAGGGTATCATAGCTATGAGATTGTAGAAACAATGGATAGGGCTGTTTCCAGATCGGCAGAATTGGCAAAACAGTATCAAGCCGCAGTGGTTCTATTATCTCCTGCGTGTGCGAGTTTCGACCAATACGCCAATTTTGAACAACGGGGCGACCATTTCAGGCGATCGTGTTTGGACATTTGTAGGTTGGGTTGA
- a CDS encoding Uma2 family endonuclease, whose translation MSFAQELNISEELQSKNVIFPPSNLLSDEPPLESELHLRQMMLLIQCLEWLWRERQDFYACGNLTIYYSPRQRKSEQFRGPDFFVVLGTERKLRTSWVVWEEEGKYPNVIVEILSPTTAATDRGLKKQIYQDIFRTLDYFWFDPLSLEFKGFHLVEGQYQELQPNTSGWLWSQQLNLYLGVAQSQLRFFTDEGQLLLTPEEAAQQEQQRAEQERQRAEQERQRAEQVEYQLDEERQKAERMAQKLREMGIDPSTL comes from the coding sequence ATGTCTTTTGCTCAAGAGTTAAACATCTCAGAAGAATTACAGTCAAAAAATGTTATATTTCCACCAAGTAATTTACTGAGTGATGAACCGCCCTTGGAAAGTGAACTGCACCTACGGCAAATGATGCTGCTGATTCAATGCTTGGAATGGCTGTGGCGCGAACGCCAAGATTTCTATGCCTGTGGCAATCTCACCATTTACTACAGTCCACGCCAGCGCAAATCGGAACAATTTCGCGGTCCAGACTTCTTTGTGGTCTTGGGTACCGAGCGCAAACTGCGTACAAGTTGGGTAGTTTGGGAAGAAGAAGGCAAGTATCCCAATGTAATTGTGGAGATACTCTCACCAACAACAGCAGCAACAGACCGGGGGTTAAAAAAGCAAATTTACCAAGATATCTTTCGCACTCTAGACTATTTTTGGTTTGACCCACTGAGTCTGGAATTCAAAGGATTCCATTTGGTTGAAGGGCAATATCAGGAACTCCAGCCCAACACCAGTGGGTGGCTGTGGAGTCAGCAACTCAACCTATATTTGGGTGTAGCTCAGTCTCAGCTACGTTTCTTTACAGATGAAGGACAGTTATTACTCACTCCTGAGGAAGCCGCACAGCAAGAGCAGCAACGCGCAGAACAGGAGCGCCAACGTGCAGAACAGGAGCGCCAACGTGCAGAACAAGTAGAATATCAACTAGATGAAGAGCGGCAAAAAGCTGAACGCATGGCACAGAAGTTACGAGAAATGGGCATTGACCCATCAACGCTTTAA
- a CDS encoding WD40 repeat domain-containing protein, translating to MEPGLKILIQLVLEFAPVIANFIEKRSEASSSLTKFMPSEEIQQVLQTVSNVSQSMSYGREVEQEKIQQQQLAVDHHKAQLQLATYQRETALKLPEVNKVFDSWPLRLSPSQILESHSQNKRTPLKIFLAPPKVKFDKYDRREEDILDIELKLAEGVRDFLNNYYSLHNPVRPTEFLAGAWNSKRFHSESSIKALYGMLKTEPILILESEASGDYLNFRIGYWGIGQDNYYYKTIAQLPLKEIVYQSAKNRALEWRRMRDELISLGEDLEVINSLGQDNAANLEMLEKEERWKAKGIDVSKLSLKYQVNRQDLEKLCQVLVTCHILAASWVTDSYHLIYHDVPPLLPELLPGLLEDNLDVVTLQAIATGYKQLYQALEIERDYWIPELALQLAQSLSHLSDRSWAKQQADYSINAWLRLRQVPHQPGNHSLEVMRSVVRVQDEEYLEKLKQCFAMLGDSQSMAYVEALLNIIANLKAQRKQEYAYNLSYTLTGHSDKITSVAMSPDGLTVVSGSADKTIKVWNLATGKVIRTLTGNIGEVSSVAVSPDGNFLAVGSCEHPKSNVKVWYLPTGKLLHTLLGHQKPVNCIAISPDGQILATGSNKIKIWNLQTGDRICTLWHSSVVYGAVISFDGTILASGSSDHKIRLWNPRSGDPLHTFSGHSGAVNSVAMSSDGQILVSGSTDTTVKIWHLDSGQVLHTLIGHSDEVKSVAISPDGQSILSASADTTIKIWCLQTGELLQTFSGHSAVVNSIAIGPGGKFIVSGSSDKTIKIWQLNGNQ from the coding sequence ATGGAGCCCGGATTAAAGATACTCATTCAACTTGTATTAGAGTTTGCACCTGTGATTGCAAATTTTATAGAAAAAAGAAGTGAAGCTAGTTCCTCTCTAACAAAGTTTATGCCTTCAGAGGAAATTCAGCAAGTCCTTCAGACTGTCAGCAATGTAAGTCAAAGCATGAGTTATGGAAGAGAAGTCGAGCAAGAAAAAATTCAGCAACAACAGTTAGCAGTCGATCATCATAAAGCACAATTACAGCTAGCAACATATCAGCGTGAAACTGCACTTAAGTTACCTGAAGTCAATAAAGTTTTTGATAGTTGGCCTTTGCGATTATCACCTTCACAAATTTTAGAGTCTCATTCTCAAAATAAACGCACTCCGCTCAAAATTTTCCTTGCTCCTCCTAAAGTCAAATTTGATAAGTACGATCGCCGTGAAGAAGATATTTTAGATATCGAGTTAAAATTAGCTGAAGGAGTGCGAGATTTTCTCAACAACTATTATTCCCTTCACAATCCTGTTAGACCAACAGAGTTTTTAGCAGGAGCATGGAATAGCAAACGTTTTCACAGCGAATCCAGTATCAAAGCTTTGTATGGAATGTTAAAAACAGAGCCTATTTTGATTTTAGAGTCTGAGGCTAGTGGAGATTATCTCAATTTCCGCATTGGTTACTGGGGAATTGGACAAGATAACTACTATTATAAAACAATTGCTCAACTTCCACTCAAAGAAATTGTTTATCAATCAGCGAAAAACCGTGCTTTAGAGTGGAGACGCATGAGAGATGAACTGATATCGTTGGGAGAAGATTTAGAGGTCATTAACAGTCTCGGTCAAGACAACGCTGCTAACTTAGAAATGTTGGAAAAGGAGGAAAGATGGAAAGCTAAGGGAATTGACGTCAGTAAATTATCCTTAAAATACCAAGTGAATCGTCAAGACCTTGAAAAACTGTGCCAGGTTTTGGTTACCTGTCACATTCTAGCCGCAAGTTGGGTCACAGATTCTTACCACCTAATATACCACGATGTTCCTCCTCTATTACCAGAATTGCTGCCCGGTTTGCTGGAAGATAATCTTGATGTCGTAACACTACAAGCGATCGCAACAGGTTACAAGCAACTTTACCAAGCTTTAGAGATAGAACGCGACTACTGGATTCCTGAATTAGCTTTGCAACTAGCTCAAAGTTTATCTCACTTAAGCGATCGCAGTTGGGCAAAGCAACAAGCTGACTATTCCATCAACGCTTGGTTGCGACTGCGTCAAGTTCCCCATCAGCCAGGAAATCATTCTTTAGAAGTCATGCGATCTGTCGTGAGGGTACAAGATGAAGAATACCTTGAAAAGTTAAAACAATGTTTTGCTATGCTTGGCGACAGTCAAAGTATGGCCTATGTTGAAGCCCTTTTGAATATCATAGCTAACCTCAAAGCACAACGAAAACAGGAATATGCTTATAATTTAAGCTACACTTTAACCGGACATTCTGACAAAATTACATCAGTTGCTATGAGTCCTGATGGGCTGACTGTAGTCAGTGGCTCTGCAGATAAAACTATCAAGGTATGGAATCTTGCAACTGGTAAAGTTATTCGCACGCTGACAGGAAATATCGGAGAAGTTTCATCTGTTGCAGTTAGCCCTGATGGAAATTTTCTGGCTGTTGGTAGTTGCGAGCATCCTAAAAGTAACGTTAAAGTCTGGTATCTTCCAACAGGTAAGCTACTACACACTTTGCTGGGACATCAAAAACCAGTGAACTGTATAGCTATTAGCCCTGATGGACAAATTTTAGCGACAGGGAGTAATAAAATCAAGATTTGGAACTTGCAAACAGGCGATCGCATTTGTACCCTTTGGCATTCATCTGTCGTTTATGGTGCTGTTATTAGCTTTGATGGTACGATTTTAGCAAGCGGTAGCAGTGACCACAAAATAAGATTGTGGAATCCACGGTCAGGAGACCCATTACATACCTTTAGCGGACATTCAGGTGCTGTCAATTCGGTAGCTATGAGTTCAGATGGACAAATTCTTGTCAGTGGTAGTACTGATACAACTGTAAAAATTTGGCATTTAGATAGTGGTCAAGTCCTCCATACTTTAATTGGGCATTCAGATGAGGTAAAATCGGTAGCCATTAGTCCAGATGGGCAAAGTATCCTCAGCGCTAGTGCGGACACAACAATCAAGATTTGGTGTTTGCAGACGGGGGAATTGCTACAAACTTTTTCTGGACATTCCGCAGTCGTGAATTCCATTGCGATCGGTCCAGGTGGTAAATTTATCGTCAGTGGTAGTTCTGACAAAACAATCAAAATTTGGCAGTTAAACGGTAACCAGTGA
- a CDS encoding ribbon-helix-helix domain-containing protein, whose product MYTLLFDKAVSSKIRKQIYIEPHQDHLLKTIAQQTGVSEAEIIRQAINLHISSITNPQTNIAAWEAEKTFINSIRNRSALPGGRDWQREDLYER is encoded by the coding sequence ATGTATACATTACTTTTTGACAAAGCTGTGTCCAGTAAAATCCGCAAGCAAATTTATATTGAACCTCATCAAGACCATCTGCTAAAGACAATTGCCCAACAAACAGGTGTCAGCGAGGCTGAAATTATTCGTCAAGCTATAAATTTACACATTAGCTCTATTACTAATCCCCAAACAAATATCGCTGCATGGGAAGCTGAAAAAACCTTTATCAATAGCATTAGAAATAGATCTGCCCTACCAGGGGGAAGAGATTGGCAGCGAGAAGACCTTTATGAACGGTAG
- a CDS encoding PIN domain-containing protein — MNGRILLDTNILVYIYDPCDLSKQNQALAVVNQLIQANRAVISTQVMGEFFMATTRVRRPLLSPAEAIARIRNYMSACHVVDITQLITLEAIRGIEVHNFAFWDAQIWATARLNQISEIYSEDFNVGSMIEGVRFTNPLLEGL, encoded by the coding sequence ATGAACGGTAGGATTTTACTAGATACCAATATTCTGGTTTACATTTACGATCCTTGTGATTTAAGTAAACAAAATCAGGCACTTGCAGTTGTTAACCAACTCATTCAAGCAAATCGTGCAGTCATTAGTACTCAAGTGATGGGTGAGTTCTTTATGGCAACAACTCGTGTTAGACGACCTCTTCTTTCTCCTGCTGAAGCTATAGCCCGAATACGTAATTATATGAGTGCTTGTCATGTGGTAGATATTACCCAACTTATCACACTAGAAGCAATTCGAGGAATTGAAGTTCATAACTTTGCATTTTGGGATGCCCAAATTTGGGCAACAGCAAGACTTAATCAAATTTCAGAGATTTACAGCGAGGACTTTAACGTCGGTTCCATGATTGAAGGTGTACGATTTACTAATCCTCTATTGGAGGGCTTGTGA
- the glyS gene encoding glycine--tRNA ligase subunit beta, with amino-acid sequence MKAFLLEVGTEELPASFLSDALTQWRSHIPKTLSTNSLTYDAVEVYGTPRRLAVLIKGLPSQQLDREEEIKGPPAQAAFKDGKPTPAAQGFAKKQGVELDALEVRATDKGDFVFVQKVITGRSIAEILTELVPEWIWSLEGKRLMRWGDGEQKFSRPIRWLIALLDEAVLPIKLENGSESVTSDRISQGHRVLHPQPVTVTKATDYVNVLRSAGVVVDTEERKNTITQQVKESAQKLNGYAEVYPDLLEEVTNLVEFPSAVVGKFESEFLNLPTEVITTVMVSHQRYFPVFKTINAKELLPYFITISNGNPEKSALIAVGNERVIRARLYDGRFFYNSDLEKPLENFLPQLEKVTFQEDLGSLRAKVDRIGKIAQQITEQLQLKENERENILKAALLCKADLVTQMVYEFPELQGIMGQKYAAASGESEEVSTAIFEHYLPRGANDILPQTLTGQIVGLADRLDTLVSIFGLGMIPTGSSDPFALRRAANAVINITWAANLPINLQQLLEQIATDFVKAYNKDKQQLVTTLEEFFLQRIRTLLQEEKQIDYDLVNAVLGENDPEYAERSLKDLLDVRDRALFLKQIRNDGTLDKIYETVNRSARLATQGNLDTQQLDPTTVVRTSLFQKPSEEAFYNGIVDLVPQTQAAKESRNYRQLVTALEKITTTVSNFFDGSDSVLVMDSDPQIKQNRLNLLGLLRNHARVLADFGSVVKNL; translated from the coding sequence ATGAAGGCGTTTTTATTGGAAGTTGGGACAGAAGAGCTACCTGCGAGTTTTCTGAGTGATGCTCTGACTCAATGGCGATCGCACATTCCAAAAACACTCTCAACCAACAGCCTCACTTACGATGCTGTGGAAGTTTACGGTACTCCCCGTCGGTTAGCTGTTCTCATCAAAGGTTTACCTTCTCAACAACTAGATAGGGAGGAAGAAATTAAGGGACCACCAGCTCAAGCTGCATTCAAAGATGGCAAACCAACACCTGCAGCCCAAGGTTTTGCTAAAAAGCAAGGTGTGGAACTTGATGCATTGGAAGTTCGCGCCACAGATAAGGGAGATTTTGTCTTTGTACAGAAAGTTATCACCGGTCGCTCAATTGCAGAAATCTTAACAGAACTTGTACCGGAGTGGATTTGGAGTTTAGAGGGTAAGCGGTTGATGCGCTGGGGCGATGGAGAGCAAAAGTTTTCTCGACCCATTCGCTGGTTAATCGCTTTGTTAGATGAGGCAGTTTTACCAATTAAGTTAGAGAATGGTTCTGAGTCGGTAACAAGCGATCGCATTTCACAAGGTCATCGGGTTTTGCATCCGCAACCAGTAACAGTTACAAAAGCAACTGATTATGTCAACGTGTTGCGTTCTGCTGGTGTTGTTGTAGATACTGAAGAACGGAAAAATACCATTACACAGCAAGTCAAAGAGTCAGCACAAAAGTTAAATGGTTATGCAGAAGTTTACCCAGATTTGTTAGAGGAAGTCACAAATCTGGTAGAATTTCCTTCAGCCGTCGTTGGTAAATTTGAATCTGAGTTTTTGAACCTGCCAACTGAGGTGATTACTACTGTTATGGTGAGTCACCAACGTTATTTTCCTGTCTTTAAAACAATTAACGCTAAGGAGTTATTACCATATTTTATAACTATTTCCAATGGCAATCCTGAAAAATCAGCACTTATTGCTGTAGGAAATGAAAGAGTTATTCGTGCTCGCTTGTATGATGGTCGCTTTTTCTACAACTCAGATTTAGAAAAGCCATTAGAAAACTTTTTGCCTCAATTGGAAAAAGTCACATTCCAAGAAGATTTAGGTTCTTTACGTGCAAAAGTAGATCGGATTGGTAAAATTGCCCAGCAAATTACAGAACAATTACAATTAAAAGAAAACGAGAGAGAAAATATTCTCAAAGCGGCTTTACTTTGCAAAGCCGACCTTGTCACTCAAATGGTGTATGAATTTCCTGAATTACAGGGAATTATGGGACAAAAATATGCCGCAGCGAGTGGAGAATCAGAAGAAGTATCAACAGCAATTTTTGAACATTATTTACCCAGAGGGGCAAATGATATTTTACCCCAAACTTTAACAGGTCAAATTGTTGGTTTGGCAGATAGGCTTGATACGTTAGTCAGTATCTTTGGATTAGGGATGATTCCTACAGGTTCTTCTGACCCCTTTGCTTTACGACGAGCAGCCAATGCTGTTATTAATATTACTTGGGCGGCAAACTTACCAATTAATTTACAACAGTTATTAGAGCAAATTGCTACAGATTTTGTTAAGGCATATAACAAAGACAAACAGCAATTAGTGACGACTCTAGAAGAGTTCTTCTTGCAACGGATTAGGACATTGCTACAAGAAGAAAAACAAATCGATTATGACTTGGTAAATGCTGTTTTGGGAGAAAATGACCCAGAATATGCGGAAAGGTCATTAAAGGATTTATTGGATGTTCGCGATCGCGCCTTGTTCCTTAAACAAATCCGGAATGATGGTACGTTGGATAAGATTTATGAAACAGTCAACCGTTCGGCTCGTTTGGCAACACAGGGAAATTTGGATACACAACAGCTTGACCCAACAACAGTAGTTCGCACTTCCCTTTTCCAAAAACCTTCAGAAGAAGCATTCTACAATGGCATTGTAGATTTAGTCCCTCAAACGCAAGCGGCTAAAGAGTCAAGAAATTACAGACAGTTGGTTACAGCATTAGAGAAGATTACGACCACAGTCAGCAACTTTTTTGACGGTTCCGATAGCGTATTGGTTATGGATTCCGACCCCCAAATCAAACAGAATCGGTTAAATTTACTGGGGCTACTCCGCAATCATGCCCGTGTCTTAGCAGATTTTGGTTCTGTTGTCAAAAACTTGTAG
- a CDS encoding Uma2 family endonuclease: MSFAQELNISEELQLKDVIFPPSNLLSDEPPLESELHLRQMMLLIQCLEWWWRDRQDFYACGNLTIYYSPRQRKSEQFRGPDFFVVLGTERKPRTSWVVWEEEGKYPNVIVEVLSPTTAATDRGLKKQIYQDIFRTLDYFWFDPISLEFKGFHLVEGQYQELQPNSSGWLWSQQLNLYLGVYESKLRFFTDKGQLLLSLEEAAEQERQKAEQERQKAERMAQKLREMGIDPSAL; encoded by the coding sequence ATGTCTTTTGCTCAAGAGTTAAACATCTCAGAAGAATTACAGTTAAAAGATGTTATATTTCCACCAAGTAATTTACTGAGTGATGAACCGCCCTTGGAAAGTGAACTGCACTTGCGGCAAATGATGCTGCTGATTCAATGTTTAGAATGGTGGTGGCGCGATCGCCAAGATTTTTATGCTTGTGGCAATCTCACCATTTACTATAGCCCGCGCCAACGTAAATCGGAACAATTTCGCGGTCCAGACTTCTTTGTAGTGTTGGGTACCGAGCGCAAACCACGCACAAGTTGGGTAGTTTGGGAAGAAGAAGGCAAATATCCCAATGTTATTGTGGAGGTTCTCTCACCAACAACAGCTGCAACAGACCGGGGGTTAAAAAAGCAAATTTACCAAGACATCTTTCGCACTCTAGACTATTTCTGGTTTGACCCAATCAGTCTAGAATTCAAAGGATTCCATTTGGTTGAAGGACAATATCAGGAACTCCAACCTAACTCCTCTGGTTGGCTGTGGAGTCAGCAACTGAATTTGTATTTGGGAGTATATGAGTCAAAACTGCGCTTTTTTACAGATAAAGGACAATTATTACTATCTCTAGAGGAAGCAGCAGAACAAGAGCGACAAAAAGCAGAACAAGAGCGACAAAAAGCAGAACGTATGGCACAGAAGTTACGAGAAATGGGCATTGACCCATCAGCACTTTAA